The genomic region TGGGAGGCCAGCTCCACAGCCAGACAAGTCTTTCTGGAAGAAAAGTCTCCAAGTGCCAGCCGCAGCAGGGCCCTGTCTGGCCGGTGACCTTGCAGCCACTCTTGGACCCGTGTCCAACCACACTGCATAGCCCGGACTTAGCTTCCAACCGGCCGCTGCTCAGCGTCGGCATCTGCCACCCCTACTCCAGCGCTGCCGGGAGACCCAGGATGGACAGGGGCCTCGGGGTGCCACCTTAACCATGGAGGGCTGTGCACCTGTGAGGGGTCATCCCGCTGGGGAACGCAGTTCAAGCGCGTGCACCCGCACAACAGTCTGCAAACCTTGGGGCTGGTGGGGAGCTCAGGTGACCTGGTCAGCCTCCCTCCTGGGGGGAAACCTCAACAACAGCCCCCCATGCAGATGGAAAAAGAGAGGCCTGAGGGGTCGACACACTTACTTAGGCTGAGCTGGCAGCCAGGCAAGGATTGTGTGGGATTTGGAGGCCCTCCCCCTGACAGCACCCGCTGCAGAATCAGCCCAGAAAGCTCAGGCGATGCGGGCGCCATGGGGCCCTGGTGCCTGGAACGCTCCTGGCTCAAATCCTCCTGGGACTCTGGGCCAGTAGGACACGCCCGTGTGAGTGTGCAAGTGCGTGTCAGTGCACgtgggtgtgcatgtgcacatgggTGTCGTGTGTGAGTATcagtgtgtgtgcaggtgtggcACAGGGAAGGAgcttttcactgatttctgcccAGGAGCCCAGAGGGCCAGCTGGGGGCATTTCTGCAAAAGGGCCAGCAGGGCTGCGGGCTGAAGGGCTGCAGGGGTTACCCAAGTCAGGTGGGTGAGTCCCCAAACTAGAGGGTCCCTGGTTCCAAGTATCTGAAGTTCCTCAGTTCTCAGCTTCTGATTCCAAGAGTCTCAAATTCCTGGGTTTCAGATGCCATGACGGGAAGAGGCCAGGAACCTTGGGCCCCCCACGCCCTCGGGAGTGCAGAGCCCCGTCGCTCACCACCCGGAGAGAGGATGTGATGCACCTGCAGGGGCCTGGGGATTCCTGTCCACGGGGCACAGCCAGATGCTCAGACCCGCGTGGGACCCCAGGCTTGGGGCAGGCCCCCTCCTGCTGGGCTGCCCAGCTACACCGTGGGGGCTAAAGATCCCCTCAACGGGGCCATTCTGAGCCCAGTGATCATGGCGGAGGAGAATGCATGCCCTCTCGTCCACTCTCCAACCAGAGCTGGGCCCCCGCCCATCGCTCCGCCCCACCCTGCCCGCTCCCAGAAGCACTGGGCTGCTATGCCACCTCAGGCaactcacttcacctctctgaaccctGCCCTGCTGCTCTGTAAATCGGTGCTGTGGACACTCCTCTCAGAATAACTGAAAAGTAAGACCATGCGTCTACAGCGACCGGGAGAGTCACGATGAGCAAATGGAGAGAGGGTGCCGTGTGCCAGCTCCTGAGGCCCTGAGTGTTTCACTAACACTAACTCATGTAAGCTTCACCTGGGCCCTACAAGGAGGCACCATCATTAGCCCCTGCCAACAGGCCCAGGGAGGCTGCCTAGGGTCACATCGGTGGCCAGTGGCGGGCCCCTCAGCACGGCACCCACTGCCTCAGTGGGAGGCAGAAGCTCAGGAGACGATAGGTCTCTTCACTCTATGGTTCCTTGTGGGTTCCATGGAAAATGGGTCTTCATTTCCCACTCCCGGCACTCCCCCGGCCAGTCTCGGCTGTTGAGCCAGGGAGGAGCGCAGGGGTGGAAGGGCTGGGCTCTGttgcccccaccccttccaaaGGCATCTTCAGGAGTGGATGGAGGCCGGGGCTGGAAGGGCAGGGCTTGCGGAAGGGAAACAAGGCGACCGCAGCTGCTCCGGGTAGGGCTCAGGGTGGAGGCCGGGGAAAGGGAGACCTGGCTTCGTGGAGCATTTCAAAGCAAGGGTCATTCCCAAGCAAAACCCCAAGTGTGGCCCCTGAAGCAGGACCTGACCTTGGTCACTGGGAAGAAGCTGGCCTCACCCAGGCCTGGGCCCTCAGGAGGGGTGGGGCACTGCCCCTTGTCCACCCCACGGGGCCGCAGACCCAGAGCCTGGTCCACACACATACCCCTCCTTTGGCCCCTCCAGGCCTTCTGTGACTTCAGGCAGATGGCCTCACTCTCTGGGCCTCTTCGTCTCTGTCCAAAAACTGTGTGAGCTCCAGAGAGATGACAAGGGGAAAGAGCTCTAGAAAAGGGCGAAGTGGGGCACTAAGGTGATGTTAAGGTGATGTGGTGACATCAGTCTTATCTGGTCAGCAGGGAGCTGCCTGAGGACGTGCATTAAACTGGTGACAGAGGCTGAGTGAAACCTGGACATGGGcctaaccccaccccaccccaaccatGCCACTCCCGGTCCCATCTGCCCACTGCCCAGCCGCCCTACAAGTCGGGGGAAGACTGGAGATTGTGCATGGCTTGGACCAGACGGCACCTCCCTGTGGCCTAAGCATGGCCCCACGCTCCGGACAGAGGCTGGTCTGGGGGCCACGGGGGAAAAACTGTCAGGGGTGTTAGTACCCGGCTGGGTGTCAGGAGACCTGGTTCTAAACCCCATCCTGATGTCtgaccttgggccagtccctGGACTGCTCGAGGCCTCATCTCTGAAAGCAGCAGGAGGAGGTGAAGGGAATGTGGGAGAAGGGCCCGGGAGGGGATGCTCAGGGCTCTGAGGGGCTGGAGAGGGCTGTCAGAGCTCCTGAAGGGGCAGGGGTGGCTTGCGGTGAGACACTGCACACCACGAGGTGGGGACACAGAGGCTTTATTAGGGACACACAGTGCATGGGGGGGATGTGGGTACAGGCAGACTGCACCAAGAGGGTCCCCCGAGCTGCAGGGGGAGGTCAAGCAGAGAGGCAAAGGGCAAAGCCATCTCCAGGAGTCTGGACACCCCTAGCTGTCAACAGAGAAGATGGGCGGGCAAGCCCAGCCAGGAATAGGCCCGAGAGCGGAGAGTCAGAAAGGACCACAGCCAATCCCCACCTAAAGAATCCCAACTCCAACACCCCACTCCTGTTTGCATGCCTCCAGAGTGGGAGCTcaccctcccagcagccccaACCACTGAGGATGGCTCTCGCCCTCTGTCTCTCGGTGAGTCTGTTCGCAGGGCCCCACGGCCCTCAGTGGCTCTGCTTCGTGAGGAAAATGTCATGGGCCTGTTCctgacagcaaagaaaaaaaacagggctGGCCTGGAGACAGGCACTTCCTGAGGTGCCCCCTGGGCCTGTGCCTTTCCTGCCCAGGGACCTGGAAAAAACCTGACATCCCAGCAGGGACACCTGAGGCCCCAAACAATCTAATGTCTCCAGCTCCAGGGCTCTGGACCCCTCTACCCTGCTtcccccaggcagagggaaaccCCTTCACTACGCTGTTCCCTGCTTCACGGTATGAACCTCAAAGGCTCTCAGCTCaggaggcccccctccccaagGTCATCCTGACCAATCCCCTGCTAAAGGCCACCCATGAGCCAGCTGGGCGATACATAATAGATCATCTAAAATCAGACTTGCTCGCAGGGCAGATACAGACTCTGGAACACAACCACATGAAtattgcacgctctctctcaataTATATGCACAGGTATAGACAGATGCATCTCTATGTAACTTTTTCATCTGTCTCGTCCCTGGCACTTCTCCCTCCTGGAGTCCTTCTCAGAGGAGCAAGAATGGGCAAGCACAGCCTCGAGCCTGTCAGCCACTCCCCACTGCCCCAAATCAGCCCCCACGGCAATGCTGCCTGAAGTCCTGAGGCCCCTGAGGCGTCATGGGACTGTGCCAGGCCCGGGCCAGGAGCAGTACCTTCCTGGGTCCTCAGGCTCACTGTGCACCTCTGGACTTCAGCGAAGGGCACTGCAGCCAGGAGGGCAGCAAAGGCTTGCGGATTCCCCAGGGGGGCTGCTCCGTCGTCTGTCTCTCCGTCTCCCAAGGAAGCCCAATGGCTGGCACTTTGGATCTCTCTTTCttggtgtctgtctgtctctctcgttctctctgagTCGCTCTCCGGACAACGAAGTAGAGAGAGGGCAGATGTCCTAGGCCCCGACCGGGCCTCCATGGTCtacagcagaagcagcagcagtcGGGTCAGCTTCCAGACTATAGGGCCTCTGCATCTTCCTCCCATGAGCAGGAGCGCCAGCACccgggaaaggagaggaggaaggacacaggCTCAGGGGGTCCCGGGCAAGCTGAGTACAGGCCAGCAGCTAGAAGAATGTCCTCAAACACACGCCTCGGGGAAGGGGGCGCGGGCAGGGGACGGGGCGGGCAggcatggggagggggtggcagccAGGAGCTGCCCTCAGAGCTGGTTAAAGACCACGGAGGCCTTGAGGTCGGCGGGCTCCAGGCCCTCGCCGAAGGTGATGAGGAAGTACATGACCTTGCGGATCTTGGCCAGATCCGACAGGCGCTCCCCGAACTCCAGGGCATCGGCCTCGTTCCAATCCATGGTGTCCGAGTCCTCCCTGCACCAGAAGATGGCAGCGGGGTCCAGCAGCTGGCGCGTCATGAGGTTGGTGAGGTCCGGCGTCCAGTTCTGGGAGGTGCCCGTGATGGTGACCTTGCCCGGCTTGTCCAGCACCACGTCCCAGCGCTCGAACTGCAGCTTCTGCTGCCGGACGAAGTCCAGGCGGTACACGGCCTCGGTCGGCCACAGCAGCTTCTCGCCATCCTGGCGCTTCTCCCCGCGCTGCTTCAGGCTCTCCACGCGCAGCCGCATCTGCTTGGTCAGGTCCTGGTCCAGGACCAAGGGCATGCTGAGCTGCAGCTGCTTCGGCCCGTCCTCGGCCATGCCCGGGtgctgccgccgctgctgctTGCGTGGCTGCCTAGGAGCCCGGTGTGCTGGGGCCTCGCCGCCAGGGccagagggcccccccccccgcccctccccgcacCGAGGATGCCCCGCCTCCCCTTCGGCCCTCCCCCGACCCCTCCCCTCCTTGCCCTGCCCAGTCCTCAAACGGGGGTGGGAGGCCCCCAatgcctcctctctcctcctccaagaGGCAGTCATGAAGGCACGGTGCGCGGGAGGGAGGACTACGGGCTCCTCGGGGACCAGGCTGCTGATGTCAACTGCTGTGGTAACCACCCTGACTTACCTGACTACCTGACGACCTGACGACCTGACGACCTGACGACCCACCCACCCACCGGAAAGGCTTGTTTGTGAAGAAGGGAGGCTGCATCGGGCAGTGAgaaggggaggggcgtggggagcAGGCACTCACTGGAGAGACTGGAAGACCCCCTGGTGGGAGAGCAGGGGGGACAAGGAACGAGGGAGCCTGCTGATCGGAGATGTGCAGTCACCCCAGCCAGAGCCTGCAGCCACCTCGCCTTCACCTCAGCCTCACCCCCGCACACTCAACCGCCAAGGCCTTCGCTCTgcctcccagggaccctgggagcCCTCCCGCCCAGCCCCACTGCCAGGACGGGCCTGGCCACCACCACCTCTCACCTAAACCCCCGAGCGCAAACTTTAGACCTCGTCAGAATCCCCTGCAGGGCAGGACTTAGAGCACGATAgctgggctccacccccagcGCTTCTGATTTAATAGGGCTGACTCGGCCGGGGCATCTGCACTTCTACCAGCCTCCCAGGGGACGCTGACGCTGCCGGCCCAGGGCCTGTGAGAATCACTGACCTGCAGGACTCCTGCCCGCTGGCCCTGCCTCAACACGCCCGGGTCTCCTCCCACTAAAATGCCAGCACTTATTCCACCCAcatcaagcctcagtttcccccaggaGACTTGAGGCTGAGGAAGAATCTGACAGATGTCTGCATCTGCAGTGCCTGAGGCAGAACCAGGCGGCTCGGCTAGTATATTCCAGTAAATGGAAGAACTGGACTATGTGAGTGTATCTGGgcgtgggaggggagaggggaagctgCCATGACACGCCACACACAGAAAAGAGGACAGAGGCACAGGCCAAAGTGTAACAACTGAAAACAATCTGAAGGGTCTAGTGGACCACAAGCACAGTAACTGCTAGATGGAGGCTAAATCAGTCAGTGAGATCTTGGCTACCTGATCAGCAGGGGGTCACCAATGGGGACAGAACATGTGAGCAGATAATATCTCAAGCTCTGAGGTCCGGGGGTCGCTGGTGGCAATCCCCCAAGGGCATTCGAGAGGATGCGAGATGTCTAACTGCCTGACCCTCCCAGAACCTTTCACTCTGCAGCTGCAGAGAGGGAACAACACAGCTGAGGAATTACTGTTAAGTGAAGCTGGCACCTAGAACAGAGCTTGCCACCTAGGAGACCCTCAGAAGATGcttgttggatgaatggatgaatgaatgaatggcactGAGAAGAGAGCTGATGTGATAGGGCCCAAGGCCAAGGACAACCAGAGGAAGACGTGCAGATGGGGAGAATACACAGACACTGACTGAAGCCAAAACGAGGTTTAGGGGCAGGTGTGTGTCGAAGTGCACGATGAGGGACACGCCTGGAGGGTGAGGCCAACGAGACTGGTCCTTCGGCGGAACACCTGCGGGAAGGGCAGATGTAGGCGTGGGCTGTGGCCGCCATGGAGGCAGGAGGCCGAGGCGGCTGACGGTAAAGGCTGATGGAGCCGCAAACAGGAACTGAGGCCAGGATGATGAGGGCAGGGTGTCAGCCACATGGGTGCGGTAATCCCTGGGACACAGCAGCACTCGGGTGGAAAAGGCCGGGAAATTAGAGGTGCCAAGCCCCTGGTGCCCGGTGGGAGATGGTCCACAGGGTTTGGCAACAaggtgggcagggctgtggggcGTGGGGAGCCAACAACAGCATTAGCTTGTAGGGGCTTCCAAGTGGAGAGTTTGTTCTGGAAGCAGCACTGAGGAAAGAGAGAACGCCCACCCCATCTCCAGACCCGCAGGACGCTGACGGAGGTGTTCGGTTTCTACTCGTGGGGAGACCCAAGGGCTGCACGCCCCTGAGGAGAGCCTGGGCTCAGCCTGGGCTGGCTGCCAACCTGCAGGAGGAGGCTGAGGGTGGAAGGCGTCTGGGGCTTGGGCCTCAGACAGGCGGGGCAGGAGAGGCCCgagtgggaagggaggagaggaagggggcaggaggcTGCAGGTGGGGCTGGGCCCAGTGCCACCCACAGCTCTCTGCTCGGCCACCAGACACCTTGGGAAGACCCACTAAAGCCTGGCATAGGAATGAACAGAGGAGAAGAGCAGGTTCCAAACTTGCATATGTGATTGCAAAACTGTGtactgaaaagcaaaacaaacgcCTCTTTAACCCCAACTGGAGAAACAGTCTAGAAGGAAACATAGCAAACCCTAACACTGGTTCTTTCTGGCTAAAGCAAGCCTTCAGCAACATAGTACTTACGCACATCTTCAGCCCCGGTGTCTGGAATGGTGTGGGGCACAGCTGGTGCTCAGTTACCAGGGCCGAATGTACTCTGGAGCTCATGGGCATGAGCCGCGCAGATAACAGGGGCGGGGGAGTATTTTAAATGGAACTGAGTCCTGCCACCATGTGCCTCCCCCGGCCGCGCCCCATGACCggccaccccccaacactccctCTCAGACAGCCAGGCACTCACTTCCACGCAGCTTTCCTCCTctggccaggggcacctgaggCTCGGAGCAGGGATCGGGCCTGCCCCCACGCCAGGGCCTGCACCGGGCTCCGGGGGAGGTGAGCGCCCAGAATGAACCAGGCCTGATGGCAAATGCTCCACCCCTCTGTCACATCCTGATTGCTGGTCCACAAAACCCGGTCACCTGAAGTCCACCGTCCTGCCTTCACAGAGTGGACAGCGGAGGTGGGGAGACCATAATGCCCCTACCAGGGATCCCACAGGAGGGGGAGGCCCACTGCCAAGAGGTGTCTCGTAGAAGGGACAGGTGGGAAcccagaggtggggtgggaggggattTAACACGGGTATATTGCCACTAAATGCCACAGGCTTACCCTCCCCTACCACAGGCTCCGTTCATCTTCCTACAACTCTGGGGACTAGAAAGGTCAGGTTTacaccaaggcccagagaaggaatCTTCCCTGCCCAGTGTCACACAACAACAAGGGACCCAGCCAGCATCCAACCCAGGTCTGGCTGGTTTCAAATCCTGTGCCCATCGGCCCCAGGCTGCATCAAGAGGTAAAGgggtggcttcctggaggaggggggtATTGCGTGTTGAGGGCGTGGTGTACCAGCATTCTGAGGCTCAGTATCCCCAGAGTGAAGTGGTTGGGGGGCACGGGGGTGCAGCTCAGGCTGAGCACCCCTGTTCCATGGAGAAAACAGGACCGGGGCAGGGGAGGCCCTGCAGGGCAACGGGCCCTAAAGCGAGGGCTGACAACAAACAGGGCCCAGTCAACAGGGACAGGAAGGGAGGTAAGGCACAGTAATAAGCTCCCCAGGGCCCCCTACCTCCTTCTAGGGCCCAGGAGTTGTCACCACAGAAGCACCAGGAGGCAGAGTGCAATTAGCCAAGAGCACCTTGCTCTGCTCCAGCCTCCCGGGGACCCAAGCTCCTGGAGATCAGCCTCCGGGCCCTTGAAGCCTCCAGACCAGCCAGGCCAGGTGCCCTGTTACCCTGCAGGCAGAAGCTTCGGCCCAGAGACAAACAAACACAGACCCGCCACAGCATCAATGACAGTCCTCCTGTCTGCGGGTCCTGAGCCCCTTCTTCCACTCACTAGAGGGGGGACCGGGGCACCGCCGAAGGCCAGGCCCAGCACAGGACACACAGCAGGCGGAGCCTCCTCCCTACAAATGATCAGCGAGCCCGTTCCCCGGGAGGGGACACGGTGGGCCAGGCTCTGGCCCCGCTGAAGGCCCCAGGAGGCATAGGGTAGGAGGGCCGGCCGTGGGGCTGCTGCCCGGCAGCCCAGTCCAACAGTTTGGGGAGGGGTTCTGTTCTCAAAACTTTCTTGAGCCTTCTCTGGGCCAGGATCCTGCTGGGCTCTGTGGGAAGGCATAGTTGGGCCAGCTTTGCCCACGGGGAGCTCACCTCAAGAAGGGAGACCACAGGTAAACGGGATTATAGGGCAGGGTGGGAAGCAGAGGGCCAGCCCCACAGGATCCCTGAGTGCCACCGTCAGCCCCAGACTGAGCCCTCACTTAGCTGCGGACGGGCTCAGGGGCCGGGGGACCTGGTTCTGGGTCCAGAGAAGGAGCCTGGAACCTGGAGGCAGGGGGGTGAGGACAGAGAATAGCACCCAGAGCACAGCACTAGGCCCCAACCCTCTCTGGTCCTTGAGGCCCATGAGTGAAATGATCCCACACGCGGCTCTCTGAGCCCCTTC from Zalophus californianus isolate mZalCal1 chromosome 11, mZalCal1.pri.v2, whole genome shotgun sequence harbors:
- the LOC113915132 gene encoding olfactory marker protein — its product is MAEDGPKQLQLSMPLVLDQDLTKQMRLRVESLKQRGEKRQDGEKLLWPTEAVYRLDFVRQQKLQFERWDVVLDKPGKVTITGTSQNWTPDLTNLMTRQLLDPAAIFWCREDSDTMDWNEADALEFGERLSDLAKIRKVMYFLITFGEGLEPADLKASVVFNQL